A stretch of Longibacter salinarum DNA encodes these proteins:
- a CDS encoding TonB-dependent receptor codes for MLMIKSMATIARFRSTAVVVLVTLVASMTAPAFAQDNPQRQRDPTLPEIAPREIEIRGQFQVGFPSLQRQPLRGFASPPTVPVIPPDRLPYTETYKQERSDLPEQLPSPPSVGSRLATSPPPANGYVEAGAGRYLSRFAEGHVTLPVTPMESFEIDAAYDGSAGFEPSTTSDGSTQHDDVEGSLRFVSEREAVSIDAGLRGLTSTYDQYAAVPNSSGTIGASSPDRTVQSGGLFARIRTHGRIPTSFGLSFDQTSASANTEVGTDNRDYEQQRFAINARGAIPFGTREIEADIAASTSGLGSSAFEGDVQTLNLGGSAIAYRSGPTVIRAGARLLTFQSGSSSDSPPTPEASATYFVPTGELTIAMTPRFTIFAVNQPGLEHNTLLSRMSDTPWLAPQRYVRPTLYATRADAGVRVSVGPLRITSHAGYRYAPSYRFVEPGPVVGYENGFFRSNYESARIAEAGASLALQGFDQVQAILRATIRDGQLTDSDTSIPYFSPLVVESALTYSFLDGKALAGMELGVESPRYVDRSETEQTDTIVDLDLNGSYHVTPIIDIVARLDNMGASFERYAGYERPPTTVTAGIRIHW; via the coding sequence ATGCTGATGATCAAATCGATGGCTACTATCGCGCGCTTCCGTTCAACCGCTGTCGTTGTACTCGTCACCCTGGTGGCGAGCATGACAGCGCCTGCGTTCGCGCAGGACAACCCGCAACGGCAACGCGACCCGACGCTTCCGGAGATTGCACCACGCGAGATCGAGATTCGCGGGCAATTTCAGGTGGGCTTCCCTTCCCTTCAGCGACAGCCGCTGCGCGGGTTTGCCTCTCCCCCGACGGTCCCCGTGATACCACCAGACCGGTTGCCGTACACGGAAACGTACAAGCAAGAACGTAGCGACCTCCCGGAGCAGCTCCCATCGCCGCCAAGCGTGGGATCACGACTCGCTACGTCTCCTCCCCCCGCAAACGGCTACGTCGAGGCAGGAGCCGGTCGGTACCTTTCGCGTTTTGCCGAAGGCCACGTGACCCTTCCCGTCACCCCGATGGAGTCATTCGAAATTGATGCAGCCTACGACGGGTCGGCAGGATTTGAACCCAGCACAACCAGCGATGGATCAACGCAACATGATGATGTGGAGGGGTCGCTTCGATTCGTCTCAGAACGCGAAGCGGTTAGCATCGACGCAGGCCTTCGAGGGCTGACGTCGACGTACGATCAGTACGCTGCCGTCCCGAACTCATCCGGCACGATCGGAGCCTCGTCTCCCGACCGAACCGTACAATCTGGAGGGCTCTTCGCCCGGATTCGAACGCATGGCCGGATTCCAACCTCGTTCGGCCTCTCATTTGACCAGACCAGTGCATCGGCAAACACAGAGGTAGGTACGGACAATCGCGACTACGAACAGCAGCGCTTCGCCATCAATGCTCGAGGAGCGATACCGTTCGGCACGCGCGAAATCGAGGCCGATATTGCCGCAAGCACATCGGGACTTGGAAGCAGCGCATTCGAAGGGGACGTACAGACGTTGAACCTCGGCGGATCGGCGATCGCATACCGATCGGGCCCTACGGTCATTCGTGCCGGAGCCCGCCTGCTGACGTTCCAATCCGGCAGCTCGTCGGATTCTCCCCCGACGCCCGAAGCCTCTGCGACGTACTTCGTCCCCACCGGGGAACTCACAATCGCCATGACACCGCGATTTACCATCTTTGCGGTGAATCAACCGGGCCTCGAACACAATACGTTGCTCTCGCGAATGAGTGATACGCCGTGGCTCGCTCCCCAGCGATATGTGCGCCCGACGCTCTACGCTACGCGTGCTGACGCTGGCGTACGAGTATCCGTCGGCCCGTTGCGCATCACCTCCCATGCGGGGTACCGCTATGCACCATCCTATCGCTTCGTCGAACCCGGCCCCGTCGTTGGATATGAGAACGGGTTCTTCCGTTCGAACTACGAGAGTGCCCGGATCGCCGAAGCCGGTGCAAGCTTGGCCCTCCAGGGATTTGATCAGGTGCAGGCGATCCTGCGTGCCACCATTCGCGACGGACAATTGACGGACTCCGATACGAGCATCCCGTACTTTTCCCCTCTCGTCGTTGAATCCGCCCTCACCTACAGCTTCCTGGACGGAAAAGCACTTGCCGGTATGGAACTGGGTGTCGAAAGCCCGCGCTACGTCGACCGGTCCGAGACCGAGCAAACCGATACCATCGTCGACCTTGACCTCAACGGAAGCTATCACGTCACGCCCATCATCGACATTGTGGCTCGGCTGGACAATATGGGTGCTTCCTTCGAACGCTATGCAGGCTACGAGCGCCCGCCTACAACCGTAACAGCTGGTATTCGCATACACTGGTAG
- a CDS encoding HU family DNA-binding protein, with amino-acid sequence MAGPSAEDIIHAFARAVRDSLEKGESVRVPGLGRFDIEHRQSQMVETDEGEATMAPPRDVISFTPDSGTTS; translated from the coding sequence ATGGCCGGTCCTTCTGCAGAAGACATTATCCACGCGTTTGCCCGTGCCGTCCGAGACTCTCTCGAGAAAGGTGAATCCGTTCGGGTACCGGGCCTCGGCCGCTTCGACATTGAGCACAGGCAAAGCCAGATGGTAGAGACCGACGAGGGCGAAGCGACGATGGCCCCGCCTCGCGATGTGATATCATTCACGCCCGATTCCGGCACGACCTCATAA
- the lnt gene encoding apolipoprotein N-acyltransferase codes for MVGFDVVPQGWLALFAFIPLLGVTLVQRRIPPGEAFAYALVAHLIAYGAAFQWVHFHPMAKTVLASVGGILFLALLGSLPWVGAAWIHQRSNPATALASWSVLVLALEHGLSHGPWALPWTVLSLTQANLPYSGLAATLGAPGLSAIVLATNSTIAYAVHRPTSRADALDRRNTEVVRFPLLALGTLATLIVIGLGLFDPPSRGNPVAESYLRLFQPGISATEWAKTGSLTKAERLLAMTRDSTNAPEPRASSHGQRDRKLAARVWPESALPPAFFRKPDSSHVHRAIHSMRVPLLTGAVRPYHDSTLPAYRRYTNDVLVFQSGDIVAEYSKRHLVPFAEHVPLVDDVPFLRFLTVPAGGVAGYVRGSASTIVEVPSAGGIRIAPLICFETILRPYTRRMAAKQPHVMLAVSQIGWWGKSSVLAQYRALTSLRAIETGLPIIVATVSGPTFTAFPNGGIQTHIRWMQAGTADVAIPDSTWTVYRSLGIWMDAAVMVALFLFVYVATSARER; via the coding sequence TTGGTTGGATTTGACGTCGTTCCCCAGGGGTGGCTGGCACTTTTTGCGTTCATCCCGCTCCTCGGGGTGACACTCGTGCAGCGACGAATCCCTCCCGGGGAGGCCTTCGCCTACGCCCTCGTCGCCCATCTCATTGCGTACGGAGCGGCATTCCAATGGGTACATTTTCACCCGATGGCGAAAACAGTTCTCGCCTCGGTCGGCGGCATCCTCTTTCTCGCTCTGCTTGGGAGCCTTCCGTGGGTTGGGGCCGCATGGATCCATCAGCGTTCGAACCCGGCAACAGCACTCGCCTCATGGAGTGTCCTCGTTCTCGCGCTTGAACATGGGCTGAGTCACGGTCCGTGGGCCCTACCGTGGACGGTACTTTCGCTAACGCAGGCGAACCTGCCCTATTCAGGGCTTGCAGCAACACTGGGTGCACCGGGTCTATCAGCAATCGTTCTTGCAACAAACAGTACGATCGCCTACGCAGTCCACCGGCCAACGAGTCGCGCTGACGCACTCGATCGTCGCAACACCGAAGTCGTTCGCTTTCCGCTGCTCGCACTCGGCACCCTTGCTACACTGATTGTCATTGGCTTGGGCCTGTTCGATCCACCTTCACGAGGAAATCCCGTTGCGGAATCCTACCTGCGCCTCTTTCAGCCTGGGATCTCGGCGACTGAATGGGCCAAAACAGGTTCGCTCACAAAGGCAGAACGCCTCCTCGCGATGACGCGGGATTCAACAAACGCACCGGAACCGCGGGCGTCATCTCATGGCCAGCGCGATCGGAAACTCGCAGCACGGGTCTGGCCGGAATCCGCCCTCCCCCCTGCTTTTTTCCGCAAACCAGATAGCAGTCACGTGCACCGGGCCATTCACTCCATGCGCGTGCCCCTCCTTACCGGGGCCGTTCGGCCCTACCATGATTCCACGCTTCCAGCGTATCGGCGCTACACGAACGACGTACTCGTTTTTCAATCCGGAGACATTGTGGCGGAGTACTCGAAACGCCATCTCGTCCCGTTTGCCGAACACGTCCCTCTCGTTGACGACGTGCCCTTCCTTCGCTTTTTGACCGTCCCGGCGGGCGGGGTGGCAGGGTACGTCCGCGGCTCCGCCTCGACCATCGTTGAGGTGCCCTCGGCAGGCGGCATCCGGATTGCACCGCTCATCTGCTTCGAAACGATCCTCCGTCCATACACCCGACGCATGGCGGCAAAGCAACCACATGTAATGCTCGCCGTTTCTCAAATCGGATGGTGGGGAAAATCATCCGTCCTTGCTCAGTATCGCGCCCTCACCAGCCTTCGCGCTATCGAGACCGGTCTCCCCATCATCGTCGCTACCGTTAGCGGCCCGACGTTTACAGCGTTTCCGAACGGAGGAATCCAGACGCATATCCGGTGGATGCAGGCCGGGACGGCCGATGTTGCCATACCAGACTCAACGTGGACCGTGTATCGATCCCTGGGGATTTGGATGGACGCAGCTGTTATGGTCGCCCTCTTCCTTTTCGTCTACGTAGCAACAAGCGCCCGAGAGCGCTAA
- a CDS encoding tetratricopeptide repeat protein has product MVPSPRSVPRARALYRSLIVSLALVLLVAALPERTAAQPATTKPEAEFASAVQLFEQRLYRKSSAAFARFRDEHPEHPSVPQAIYLQARSALALDREDDAIRLFDTLQSEYPSHPRAEEAQISLGQYFIDAGETSRGRRIMEQIAQDDPDSPNAPRAIYLLGAAEREDSNLEAAVRYFERVLRDHPDSKVAPAAAYDLASTQVRLEQYEAAASSFERLAQRYPDSPYAQNLGTAVAEVYYELGQYDRVIEELHPQLESLPPDEQPRALFFLAEAYNQRGDTENAIVYYRRIIDNGQSSPYLRPAYYGLAWNYLRAGNPQQAAESFAQVRAVATAGESRDDLSMKAMYYEGVARTRTNAPARAQQLFRSVVDQWPQGRLASAAEYELGILQYRQDQYDAAAASFRSVVRRAPEEPLLGDAYYMLGNAYTAQQDLDRALDAYNQAVRRDAAPDSLRREVQFQKAWTLYENERYDEAGTAFLALARDGSSQRSRDALFWGGDCLYQQGDYSGAQARFQQYLQQYPNGRHAAAASYALGWTHFRQRDYGPAASAFRQFLDSYSEPDGEIPYRQDARLRLADSYYAMKRYDDAIAEYRRVDGQGVDYALYQTGEALSRADRNDEAIRSLQRLVREYPNSPWRGEAQFRIGFIHFQNQDYAAAREAYRTLIQRNPNERLAARAQYGIGDTYYNAGEMEQAVDAYLQVLQSHPDSEYAPEAASSLQYALLATGDASRADQIIDQFERENPGSPMVDELRFRRAEATYQSGGVDRALQLFQRFIRTSNNDALLPEAYFYVGEIYADRDQQSEARTYLQQLVDNYPSSNRRPEAALRLGDLSLEQGNAQAALEAYTVVAEDENVNPELRAQAVYGQSVALQDLGRRNEAEQLLQRLIDSNRGGPLLASARLGLARLYASDGRTAQAEDLYRQVAESSDSETGAEALVRLGMLLRNQGQPRQAIRELDRVSSLFAGYPEWVARSMLQQARAYQQLGESGEASRIYDQVISEYGGTPFAEDARSEKEQL; this is encoded by the coding sequence ATGGTCCCCTCCCCTCGGTCTGTCCCTCGAGCACGCGCCCTGTACCGCTCGCTTATCGTCTCGCTCGCGCTAGTGCTTCTCGTCGCGGCTCTGCCGGAACGCACTGCAGCGCAGCCGGCCACGACGAAACCCGAGGCGGAGTTTGCCTCCGCCGTACAGTTGTTCGAGCAGCGCCTCTACCGAAAGTCAAGTGCGGCCTTTGCGCGGTTTCGAGACGAGCATCCCGAACACCCCAGCGTTCCGCAGGCCATCTATCTTCAGGCGCGCTCTGCACTAGCTCTCGACCGGGAGGACGACGCCATACGCCTGTTCGATACGCTACAGTCTGAATACCCGTCCCACCCTCGCGCAGAGGAGGCACAGATTAGTCTGGGACAGTATTTTATCGACGCAGGCGAGACGTCTCGGGGACGACGGATCATGGAGCAGATCGCACAGGACGATCCGGATAGCCCCAATGCCCCTCGCGCGATCTATCTCCTCGGCGCGGCTGAACGCGAGGACAGCAACCTTGAGGCTGCTGTCCGATACTTTGAACGCGTCCTTCGCGACCATCCAGATAGCAAGGTTGCGCCCGCCGCTGCATATGACCTCGCCTCAACGCAGGTGCGGCTTGAGCAGTACGAAGCGGCTGCGTCTTCTTTCGAGAGGCTCGCACAGCGGTACCCTGACTCGCCGTACGCGCAGAACCTCGGGACGGCCGTCGCCGAGGTGTATTACGAACTCGGACAGTACGATCGTGTCATCGAAGAACTGCATCCGCAGTTGGAGTCGCTCCCGCCGGATGAACAGCCGCGCGCCCTGTTTTTCCTCGCCGAGGCATACAACCAGCGGGGAGATACGGAGAATGCGATTGTTTACTACCGTCGGATTATCGACAACGGTCAGAGCTCGCCGTACTTGCGCCCAGCCTACTACGGGCTCGCCTGGAACTACCTTCGCGCTGGAAATCCACAACAGGCAGCCGAAAGCTTCGCGCAGGTACGAGCCGTCGCCACCGCTGGCGAGTCTCGCGACGACCTGTCGATGAAGGCGATGTACTACGAAGGCGTCGCTCGCACACGTACCAACGCACCGGCCCGGGCTCAACAACTCTTTCGGTCGGTGGTCGACCAGTGGCCACAGGGGCGCCTTGCCTCAGCGGCAGAGTACGAACTCGGCATCCTGCAGTATCGCCAGGACCAGTACGACGCAGCTGCTGCCTCCTTTCGGTCAGTGGTCCGCCGAGCGCCCGAGGAGCCGCTCCTTGGAGATGCGTATTACATGCTCGGCAATGCGTACACGGCCCAACAGGACCTGGATCGAGCTCTAGACGCATACAACCAGGCCGTCCGACGCGACGCAGCACCGGACTCCCTGCGCCGAGAAGTTCAGTTCCAAAAGGCGTGGACGCTGTATGAGAATGAACGGTACGACGAGGCCGGTACAGCTTTTCTTGCTCTTGCTCGAGACGGCAGCAGCCAGCGCTCCCGAGATGCGCTTTTCTGGGGAGGCGACTGCCTGTACCAGCAAGGCGATTATTCAGGAGCGCAGGCACGATTCCAGCAATATTTGCAGCAGTATCCGAACGGACGACACGCGGCCGCTGCGAGTTATGCCCTCGGATGGACGCATTTCCGCCAGCGCGATTACGGACCGGCGGCGTCGGCCTTTCGCCAGTTCCTCGACTCCTACAGCGAACCTGACGGTGAAATACCGTATCGCCAGGACGCTCGCCTTCGCCTGGCCGACAGCTATTATGCCATGAAGCGGTATGACGACGCTATTGCAGAATACCGTCGCGTGGATGGGCAGGGGGTCGACTATGCCCTGTACCAGACAGGCGAAGCACTTTCTCGGGCAGACCGCAACGACGAGGCAATTCGATCGCTGCAACGTCTCGTCCGGGAATACCCCAACAGTCCATGGCGAGGTGAGGCCCAGTTCCGGATCGGATTCATCCACTTCCAGAACCAGGACTACGCCGCAGCGAGGGAAGCGTATCGCACGCTGATCCAGCGAAACCCGAATGAACGACTGGCCGCACGGGCTCAGTACGGCATCGGAGATACATACTACAACGCCGGTGAAATGGAACAGGCCGTCGACGCCTACCTCCAGGTCCTCCAATCTCATCCCGATAGCGAGTACGCCCCCGAGGCCGCGTCCAGTCTCCAGTACGCTCTATTAGCGACCGGGGATGCATCTCGGGCAGACCAGATCATCGACCAGTTCGAGCGAGAGAATCCGGGAAGCCCGATGGTCGATGAGCTTCGATTTCGCCGGGCGGAGGCCACGTATCAGAGCGGTGGCGTGGACCGCGCATTGCAACTCTTCCAGCGCTTTATCCGGACCTCGAATAACGACGCCCTGCTTCCAGAAGCATACTTCTACGTCGGGGAAATCTACGCGGACCGCGACCAGCAGAGCGAAGCGCGAACCTACCTGCAGCAGCTCGTCGACAACTACCCATCGAGTAACCGACGCCCCGAAGCGGCACTCCGTCTCGGCGACTTGTCGCTTGAGCAGGGCAATGCGCAGGCTGCCCTCGAGGCCTACACAGTCGTCGCGGAGGACGAAAACGTAAATCCGGAACTGCGCGCACAGGCTGTTTACGGTCAGAGTGTCGCTCTGCAGGATCTCGGTCGACGAAACGAAGCCGAACAGTTGCTGCAGCGCCTGATCGACTCGAACCGAGGCGGTCCGCTTCTCGCATCCGCCCGTCTCGGTCTCGCGCGCCTTTACGCTTCGGACGGCCGAACAGCACAGGCCGAGGATCTCTACCGTCAAGTGGCGGAAAGCAGCGACAGTGAAACCGGTGCAGAGGCGCTCGTCCGCCTCGGTATGCTTCTCCGCAACCAGGGACAGCCACGACAGGCGATCCGCGAATTGGATCGGGTATCTTCCCTCTTTGCGGGTTATCCGGAATGGGTCGCACGATCCATGCTACAGCAAGCTCGAGCCTACCAACAGCTCGGGGAATCTGGCGAAGCGTCTCGGATCTACGATCAGGTGATTTCTGAATATGGCGGAACGCCGTTCGCAGAGGACGCACGGAGTGAGAAAGAGCAACTCTGA
- a CDS encoding type 1 glutamine amidotransferase: MSDSPFDQIRVLLIQARNTADMERQEQGCFADRTKLRKEQFKSVNVVREPLRVEWLDAVDAVMIGGAGEYSAMDNPAWMPALLRMVRICREKRIPTFGSCWGHQVIARALGGTVIHDKKRAELGCGKVHLTEAGQDDILFSSFPSTFNANMGHHDRVIELPSGAIELAKNGQPNQAFRLPDAPMYGTQFHSELDADSERERLIAYRDYYRDDLPDEAEFQAVLDGLAETTEVDHLLRDFLDVFVLKRSETSTAKRSDEAAT, encoded by the coding sequence ATGTCCGACTCCCCATTCGACCAGATCCGCGTGCTTCTCATTCAGGCTCGCAATACGGCCGACATGGAACGGCAGGAGCAAGGCTGCTTCGCAGACCGAACGAAGCTTCGAAAGGAGCAATTTAAAAGCGTGAACGTCGTCCGCGAACCACTGCGCGTCGAATGGCTCGACGCTGTTGACGCTGTAATGATCGGTGGCGCTGGCGAATATTCCGCTATGGACAACCCGGCGTGGATGCCTGCGCTACTACGAATGGTTCGCATCTGTCGGGAGAAGCGAATTCCGACCTTCGGCTCATGTTGGGGCCATCAGGTCATCGCACGCGCTCTGGGCGGCACCGTGATCCACGACAAGAAACGCGCAGAGCTAGGCTGCGGAAAGGTGCACCTCACGGAGGCCGGACAGGACGATATCCTCTTTTCCTCGTTTCCCTCTACCTTTAATGCGAATATGGGCCACCACGATCGGGTGATCGAGCTTCCCTCCGGGGCCATCGAGCTCGCCAAAAATGGTCAGCCCAATCAAGCCTTCCGCCTCCCGGACGCGCCCATGTACGGAACACAATTTCACTCCGAACTTGATGCGGACAGTGAACGCGAGCGTCTGATCGCCTACCGCGACTATTACCGCGACGACCTACCCGATGAAGCGGAGTTTCAGGCCGTCCTGGACGGACTTGCCGAAACGACGGAAGTGGACCACCTGCTCCGAGACTTTCTCGACGTCTTCGTCTTGAAGCGAAGTGAAACCTCGACTGCGAAGCGCAGCGATGAGGCCGCTACGTAA
- a CDS encoding ParA family protein, which yields MIVLSVCNHKGGTGKTTSVIHIASALGLSGRRVLVLDLDPQGFLSRTLDVDEPPPEESVLALFDPNLDPRRIQARELSGFDLIPSTSRLTKFMRSLNKPTDVLWVRETIEALKPNYDAIMFDTAAAVTVYSLNALVASQHVVIPVLPEYQGVVGAEQTFQTTSLVRDRLNPNLQTRSMLFTQVDARKRIHQTYQQYIRRKYGNYAMESVVRTSTSLAEAHDNGTTVFDHDPTTRGARDYANATDELLRRIEKGFDVPGPPETSGDATDVPEPSELKVSS from the coding sequence ATGATCGTCCTCAGCGTCTGCAACCATAAGGGAGGGACGGGCAAAACCACCTCTGTCATTCACATCGCTTCGGCACTCGGGCTGTCCGGGCGGCGCGTGCTTGTGCTCGACCTGGACCCACAGGGATTCCTTTCTCGCACGCTCGACGTCGATGAGCCGCCTCCAGAGGAATCGGTGCTCGCTCTCTTTGACCCGAATCTTGATCCGCGCCGCATCCAGGCGCGCGAACTCAGCGGTTTTGATCTCATCCCGTCGACGAGTCGGCTGACGAAGTTTATGCGCAGCCTGAACAAGCCGACGGACGTGCTCTGGGTTCGCGAAACGATTGAGGCGTTGAAGCCGAATTATGACGCCATTATGTTCGATACCGCGGCGGCGGTGACGGTGTACAGTCTGAACGCTCTCGTCGCAAGCCAGCATGTAGTCATCCCCGTTCTCCCCGAGTATCAGGGAGTTGTTGGGGCCGAGCAGACGTTTCAGACGACAAGTCTCGTTCGCGACCGGCTCAACCCCAACTTGCAGACCCGGTCGATGCTCTTCACCCAGGTGGATGCTCGTAAACGGATTCACCAGACGTATCAGCAGTATATCCGGCGGAAATATGGCAATTACGCGATGGAGAGCGTCGTTCGTACGAGCACGTCGCTCGCGGAGGCGCACGATAACGGAACGACCGTCTTCGACCACGACCCGACGACACGCGGTGCGCGGGATTATGCCAACGCCACGGATGAACTGCTACGCCGCATCGAAAAAGGCTTTGATGTTCCGGGACCACCCGAAACGTCAGGTGACGCGACGGATGTGCCGGAACCGAGCGAACTCAAGGTTTCGTCATAA
- a CDS encoding Maf family protein — MQLSTKLILASQSPRRRELLEQLQLTFTVRVSPAEEVIPEGEPPAVVAQTIATQKAIPVAAEHPTALTLAADTIVVHDDEILGKPTSKRHAVQMLDRLQGTTHDVYTGVCLVHPTSNREVTCYERTRVTFAAIESDEIEAYVASGSPMDKAGGYGIQDRMGPLYIEGIAGDYYNVMGLPLRRLYVTLKSDFSDLLLF, encoded by the coding sequence ATGCAACTATCGACAAAGCTGATTCTCGCGTCTCAGTCCCCTCGACGCCGCGAACTTCTCGAACAGCTCCAGCTCACGTTCACCGTTCGCGTTAGCCCGGCAGAAGAGGTAATCCCAGAAGGCGAACCTCCAGCCGTCGTCGCACAGACGATCGCAACGCAGAAAGCGATTCCCGTAGCGGCAGAGCATCCAACAGCTCTAACGCTTGCAGCCGACACGATCGTCGTGCATGACGACGAGATCTTGGGGAAGCCGACATCGAAGCGACATGCCGTTCAGATGCTCGATCGATTGCAGGGCACGACGCACGACGTGTACACGGGCGTCTGCCTCGTTCACCCGACCTCGAACCGGGAAGTAACTTGTTACGAACGGACCCGTGTGACCTTTGCTGCCATTGAATCGGACGAGATCGAAGCCTACGTCGCTTCTGGATCCCCCATGGACAAAGCGGGCGGTTATGGTATACAGGATCGCATGGGACCGTTGTACATCGAAGGCATCGCGGGCGACTACTACAACGTGATGGGACTCCCCTTGAGGCGCCTGTACGTCACGCTGAAATCGGATTTCAGTGATCTCCTGCTCTTCTAG
- the folB gene encoding dihydroneopterin aldolase, which yields MSALSSPDSSGRALSNSSGRTGSTIGTVRLINAVFYGHHGVMQEEHRIGGRYEVDVSVDLDFESAAVHDDLDETVNYEKVYTFVRELVTENNFYLIEKLAYRIANKVAEFYPNIESVEVTVRKPNPPVGGPCDRAEAVYRMTPSQGE from the coding sequence ATGTCTGCCTTGTCCTCACCTGACTCTTCGGGTCGCGCCCTGTCCAACTCATCCGGTCGCACAGGATCGACGATCGGAACGGTGCGGCTTATCAATGCCGTCTTCTATGGTCATCACGGCGTGATGCAGGAAGAGCATCGGATCGGGGGGCGCTACGAGGTCGATGTGTCGGTCGATCTCGACTTTGAGTCTGCCGCGGTGCATGATGATCTGGACGAAACGGTGAACTACGAGAAGGTTTACACCTTCGTCCGCGAGCTGGTGACCGAGAATAACTTTTACCTGATCGAGAAGCTGGCATATCGCATTGCGAACAAGGTCGCGGAGTTCTACCCGAACATCGAGTCCGTCGAAGTGACGGTACGGAAGCCGAATCCGCCGGTCGGTGGACCGTGCGACCGGGCAGAGGCCGTGTACCGCATGACGCCGTCGCAAGGGGAGTAG
- a CDS encoding PfkB family carbohydrate kinase has product MSILAVGTVAFDSIETPFGQAKRVLGGSASYLTLAARYFCPDVRLVGVVGGDFPDSYRQVLADGGVDLEGLVVREDEKTFFWHGRYHYDLNERDTLDTQLNVLQDFEAKIPPSYQDSEIVCLGNLDPKIQRDVLAQIDDPDYVICDTMNFWIENTPDSLRETLRRVDCLVINDAEARELAGEPNLVRAASIIRDMGPKTLIIKKGEHGALLFHGERVFSAPAFPLEDIQDPTGAGDAFAGGLAGHLTREGTFDEDALRRSIIFGSTLASFAVEAFGPDRLTNLTATSITERARAFKELAAIPKLMPVTAA; this is encoded by the coding sequence GTGAGCATCCTTGCTGTAGGAACCGTCGCTTTTGACTCCATTGAGACGCCGTTCGGCCAGGCCAAACGCGTTCTCGGAGGCAGTGCCTCATACCTTACTCTCGCGGCTCGCTATTTCTGCCCGGACGTTCGTCTTGTTGGCGTCGTCGGGGGAGACTTTCCCGACTCGTACCGCCAGGTGCTCGCGGACGGCGGAGTGGACCTGGAGGGTCTGGTCGTCCGAGAAGATGAGAAGACGTTCTTCTGGCACGGCCGGTATCACTACGACCTGAACGAGCGCGACACGCTCGATACGCAATTGAACGTTTTGCAGGATTTTGAGGCGAAGATCCCGCCGTCCTATCAGGATAGCGAGATCGTGTGCCTCGGTAACCTGGACCCGAAGATTCAGCGCGACGTTCTTGCACAGATTGACGATCCGGACTACGTCATCTGCGATACGATGAACTTCTGGATCGAGAATACGCCGGACAGTCTGCGCGAGACGCTCCGACGGGTCGATTGCCTCGTCATTAACGACGCGGAAGCGCGCGAACTCGCGGGTGAACCCAACCTCGTTCGTGCTGCCTCAATCATTCGAGACATGGGCCCGAAAACCCTGATCATCAAGAAAGGAGAGCATGGCGCTCTGCTGTTTCACGGAGAACGGGTCTTTAGCGCACCGGCCTTTCCGCTGGAGGACATCCAGGATCCGACAGGTGCTGGAGATGCGTTCGCCGGAGGCCTGGCCGGTCATCTGACGCGCGAGGGGACGTTTGACGAAGACGCACTTCGTCGCAGTATCATTTTCGGGTCCACGCTGGCCTCTTTCGCTGTAGAAGCGTTTGGACCGGATCGTCTCACGAACCTCACCGCGACCTCGATCACCGAACGGGCCCGTGCATTCAAGGAGCTTGCTGCCATCCCGAAGCTCATGCCGGTGACGGCTGCGTAG